ATCAGGAGCCCGGTTCTCATCGTCCGGTCACCGCGCCCTCGTCCTGGCGTACTGCTCCGGGTCCACCGCGTACGCCTCGTAGGTGAGCGAGCCGAGCTCGTCGCCCGTCGCGGCGTGCGCCAGCGTCGCGGCGCAGCGGGAGCGGCGCCCGGGGACCCGGGCGATCGGCCAGCGCAGCAGGAGCGGGACGTCCCGGTCGATGCGGAACGGGATGTCCAGCCGCAGCGCCACCCACAGCAGCGTGGCGTCCATGGGCTTGCCGTGCTCCTGGTGCTCCAGCATCGTGGCGAACTGCCGGCCGGCCTCCACGATCTCCACGGGGCCGCGGTGGGGGGACGGCGGCTCCGGCCCCGCCGGCGGCTGCAGCACGGCGGCCTCCACCACTCCGCGCCCGCGCCGCACCGGCTCGCCGACCAGGATGTTCTCCGGGCGGTGCCGGTGGACCAGCTCCGCGGGCGCCTGCCGGGGCGGGACGGACACGGTCCCCCGGGAGCCGCCCGGGACGGCCGGTGCGTCGTCGGCGAAGGCGATGGAGCCCTCGCAGACCGTCTCCCCCGCCTGCCGGGCCTCGACCGTCCACGCCCGGTTCGGGCCGGGCATCGGGCGGCAGGACAGGGTCGTCGCCCGGTCCAGCTCGCAGAAGCGGGTGAAGTCGAGCCCGGCCACCACCCGGCCGGGCGCCCGCCGCCGGGGCCGGCGCAGCTCGTCGGCGCGGACGGCCAGGTCGAGCAGTCCGCTGAACAGCAGCATGCCCGGCACGTGGTCCAGCGGGTGGTCGAAGTAGAAGGGATCGGACTCGTCGACCACCAGCTCGCGGAATCGATCGATGACGGACGCGGACATGCGCCCCTCCCTTCATTTAGTGACCCCTGGCTTCGCACCGGCGTGCGCCGAAAAGGCACCTCACGCCCTTCTCGGCAAGAGCGGAAAAACCGGCTGGACGGCCGTCATCTTGCTACATAAAAGCGCACATCTGAACTGCACTCCTGGGCAGTCCGTGCTGTGGGGGTCTTCCCAGACCGGCAACCCCGCCTCCGCCGGACACGCTCCGTGCAAGGGCGTCACGCGCGGAAAGCGCATGTCAGCGACCACTTGCGGGGCGCGGCCCGGACGCGGCCGCCGGACCGCCCCGCCGAAGCCCGCACGTCACCGGCCCGCAATGGAGATCGACGGGAAGGGGATTGTCCGGAGCGCGCGCCGAACTTTACGGAGCAATTCGTACAAGATATATTTTCAAACTATTCCGCCGTCACCGCAGAACGCACGCGAATGTGATTTTGCACACAAATTATTGGCAGAATGCGGTCAAAGCCGGGCGCGCCGTCCGAGCGGGGGCTTGTCAGCGGCGGTGCAGGGCGTGCTCAGGCGCGGCTCGCCTGGCGGCACCTCGCGGTCGAGGCCGGGCGGCTGCCGACCCTGCTGCCTGCCGTCGGACCCGACGGCGCCGTCCGAGGCCGTCCGGGAGCAGGCGGCCCGCGCGGGCCGGCCGCTGCCGCGGCGGCTCGCGGTGATCATGCCGCGGCCGGGAAGCGGCGGCGCGGGCCCGGCCGGGCTGCCGCCCCCGCTGCTGACGGGACTGGACCACGGCCGGCCCTGCATGATCATGCCCGACCGGATGGTCGCGGCCGGACCGGGGAGCTGACCGCGACCCTCGCGGGCTGGACGGGCGCGGTCGGGCCGTCCGTCCCGGTCGATCGGGCGGGGACATCGCTGCAGTGGGCGCGGCGCATGCTAGAGCTCGTTCCCGCCGCCCCTCCCCCGGGCCGCGCCGGCCGCGCCTCCGCCGGATCCAAGGTGTCCGGCGGGCCCCGCGGGCTCAAGGGACTCCGCCAGGCGGGGCGCCCGGCGAGGCGGGACGCTCATCGGGCGGAGGAGCACGTGCCCGTGCTGTCGTTGCGCGAGGGCGGGTCGCTCACCGCGATCGTGGCGGCCCGCCGACCGGCCCCGCTGGAGCAGGCCGGGCCCCGCCAGGGCCTGCGGTTGGCGGTGACGCCGCTGGAGTGCATGAAGCACGGCTTCAACGCCACGGGCGCCGCCGAAGTCCTGCGCGTGCGCCCGCAGACCGTCCGCCACCGGCCGGCGCAGCTCCACGACATGTCGGGTCCGACATCGAGGACCGGCGATCCGGCTCGAGATGATGCTGCTCCCGCATACCCGGGTCGAGCGGCACGGCCGGCGATAGGCCGCCCTCATACGCCGGCCATTCACGCTCCAGTTCCTCTCGTAACGGGTTGCGCTCACCGGCGCGTCTCCGCCCCATGCCCGGGCCGGGAATCCGCTACGGTCGGGTGCGCCGCACGGGCGATGGGAAGGAACACTGAGTACACATGGCCGAGAAGGTCATTAGGGTCGACGACATCGACGGCTCCGAAGGGGGCGATGTCGCAAAGCGGGACTTCGAAGTCCTCGGCCGCACGTTCACGATCGACTTGAGCGATGACAACTTCAAGCGGCTGAACGAGACGCTGGACGCCTTGGCTCCCTTCATCGAGAACGCCACCGAGGTGAAGCCCGCCGGAAGGGGACGCAAGACCCGGACGGCGAAGATCAAGGGCTACACGAACAGCGATGTTCGAGAGTGGGCATTGCGAAGTGACATCGAAGTCTCCGAACGTGGCAAGATATCCGATGAGGTCTATGCTGCATTCATCGAGGCACATCCGGACGCCAAGCCGGACGCATAGCTAGAGGGAGTCCCCGCATGGCACAGAAGGTCGAAGTCCTTCTCGTGGACGACATCGACGGCGGAGAGGCTGACGAGACCGTCAGCTTTTCCCTCGATGGCACCAACTACGAGATCGACCTCAGCAAGAAGAACGCCGCCAAGCTGCGCGAAGGCCTGGAGCCGTTCGTGGCGCACGCGCGCAGGGCGCGCAGGCCCGCGGGCCGCGGCGGGCGTGCCACGCGGACCGCGGGCAGCCGCGAGCGTTCCGCGGAGATTCGCGAGTGGGCGAAGAGCCGCGGCATCAAGGTCAATGAGCGGGGCCGCATCCCCGCCAATGTGATCGAGCAGTACGAGGCCGCGCACTA
The sequence above is drawn from the Actinomadura hallensis genome and encodes:
- a CDS encoding AfsA-related hotdog domain-containing protein, translating into MSASVIDRFRELVVDESDPFYFDHPLDHVPGMLLFSGLLDLAVRADELRRPRRRAPGRVVAGLDFTRFCELDRATTLSCRPMPGPNRAWTVEARQAGETVCEGSIAFADDAPAVPGGSRGTVSVPPRQAPAELVHRHRPENILVGEPVRRGRGVVEAAVLQPPAGPEPPSPHRGPVEIVEAGRQFATMLEHQEHGKPMDATLLWVALRLDIPFRIDRDVPLLLRWPIARVPGRRSRCAATLAHAATGDELGSLTYEAYAVDPEQYARTRAR
- a CDS encoding histone-like nucleoid-structuring protein Lsr2 encodes the protein MAEKVIRVDDIDGSEGGDVAKRDFEVLGRTFTIDLSDDNFKRLNETLDALAPFIENATEVKPAGRGRKTRTAKIKGYTNSDVREWALRSDIEVSERGKISDEVYAAFIEAHPDAKPDA
- a CDS encoding histone-like nucleoid-structuring protein Lsr2, producing the protein MAQKVEVLLVDDIDGGEADETVSFSLDGTNYEIDLSKKNAAKLREGLEPFVAHARRARRPAGRGGRATRTAGSRERSAEIREWAKSRGIKVNERGRIPANVIEQYEAAH